The following proteins are encoded in a genomic region of Prosthecobacter sp. SYSU 5D2:
- the rpsB gene encoding 30S ribosomal protein S2: MSQALAELVEAGVHFGHQTKRWNPKMKPFILDSRNQIHILNIEETLVQIDKAAEFLSELARKNKRILFVGCKRQAQEAIREAAEACGQFYVNHRWLGGTLTNLETIRKSVARLAYLEEIEKKPEFKLMSKKELASLNRERIKLERNLRGVRGMDKYPDAVVIVDSAREHIAVHEARRLGIPIVALVDTNADPDKVDYPIAANDDAIRSIRIILQKLIDPVITATAELKK; encoded by the coding sequence ATGTCCCAAGCACTCGCAGAACTCGTCGAAGCCGGAGTCCATTTCGGCCACCAAACCAAGCGTTGGAACCCGAAGATGAAGCCTTTCATCCTGGATTCCCGCAACCAGATCCACATCCTCAACATCGAGGAAACACTTGTTCAGATTGACAAGGCCGCTGAGTTCCTTTCCGAGCTCGCCCGCAAAAACAAGCGCATCCTTTTCGTCGGCTGCAAACGCCAGGCCCAGGAGGCCATCCGCGAAGCGGCTGAAGCCTGCGGCCAGTTCTACGTCAACCATCGCTGGCTCGGCGGCACCCTCACCAACCTCGAAACCATCCGCAAGAGCGTCGCCCGCCTTGCTTATCTGGAAGAGATCGAGAAGAAGCCTGAGTTCAAGCTCATGTCCAAGAAGGAACTCGCCTCCCTGAACCGCGAGCGTATCAAGCTGGAGCGCAACCTTCGCGGCGTGCGCGGCATGGACAAGTATCCGGATGCCGTCGTCATCGTGGACTCCGCCCGTGAGCACATCGCCGTTCACGAAGCCCGCCGCCTCGGCATCCCGATCGTGGCCCTCGTGGACACCAATGCCGACCCTGACAAAGTGGACTACCCCATCGCCGCCAACGACGATGCCATCCGCTCCATCCGCATCATCCTGCAGAAGCTGATCGACCCCGTCATCACCGCCACTGCCGAACTCAAGAAGTAA
- the tsf gene encoding translation elongation factor Ts, with protein MAEISAKVVMALREKTNAAMMECKAALKEAEGDLEKAEIILRKKGTIKAEKKADRQTKEGIIASYIHMAGRIGVLIEVNCETDFVARNEIFQAFVKDISLHIAAANPKFLAREEISEALIAKEREIAADQVKGKPEAIAEKIIQGKIDKIFSEQCLLEQAFIKNPDQTIGDYVKSKISELGENLVVRRFVRFAVGEDLAE; from the coding sequence ATGGCTGAAATCTCCGCAAAAGTCGTCATGGCCCTTCGTGAAAAAACGAACGCCGCCATGATGGAATGCAAAGCCGCCCTCAAGGAAGCCGAAGGCGACCTCGAAAAGGCTGAAATCATCCTTCGCAAGAAGGGCACCATCAAGGCCGAGAAAAAGGCAGACCGCCAGACGAAGGAAGGCATCATCGCCTCCTACATCCACATGGCCGGCCGCATCGGCGTGCTCATCGAAGTGAACTGCGAAACCGACTTCGTTGCCCGCAACGAAATCTTCCAGGCCTTCGTCAAGGACATCTCCCTCCACATCGCTGCTGCGAATCCCAAGTTCCTCGCTCGCGAAGAAATCTCCGAGGCACTCATCGCCAAGGAGCGCGAAATCGCCGCCGACCAGGTCAAGGGCAAGCCCGAGGCCATCGCTGAGAAGATCATTCAGGGCAAGATTGACAAGATCTTCTCTGAGCAGTGCCTCCTGGAGCAGGCCTTCATCAAGAACCCCGACCAGACCATCGGTGACTACGTGAAGAGCAAGATCTCCGAGCTGGGTGAAAATCTCGTCGTCCGCCGCTTCGTGCGCTTCGCTGTCGGTGAAGACCTTGCTGAATAA